Proteins encoded by one window of Myxococcus guangdongensis:
- a CDS encoding M36 family metallopeptidase has protein sequence MSVGAYRRRLFQAVVFTATLSGSTAFAVAPEHAHGGERHFDARTSYNAQARFGFSTAQKAHVESLRRSVPDLMVETDESTGAVRSLVNPVGALTGPSSGDPMAIALDFVQKHHEALGLSISDVSTFEVTDRVYSEVSGATHLYLRQTFKGLPVYNAQLQVNVAKDGSVLGVHSDFLPSIEKALAGTEPRINAGQAVAGLARHLGVELAAQPRALKAEAGVQRRTGVEVDGLSREPITAQLAILPMRRGEARLVWHFQVFTLDSQHDYDVTVDANTGEVLTRFDWVAADSYQVYPVPVESPNHATPLPPADGRTTVTNPANALASPYGWHDTNGVAGAEYTIPRGNNVHAYEDRDANNAPPTTGQPDCGAAINCVFPINLSGAPSTYIPAAVTNLFYWNNIIHDVQYQYGFNEVAGNFQQNNYGRGGAGNDYVQAEAQDGSGTNNANFSTPADGSRPRMQMYIWTAPNPDKDGDLDSGIIVHEYGHGISNRLVGGPSNVSCLSNRQQPGEGISDFLSLFYTARTGDTANKIRGVGTYALNQATNGNGIRTQPYTLDSTRNTWTYASINGMAVPHGVGSVFTQGMWEAYWALVNQWGFDANLYNAQGNAGNQRMMLYFTEGLKRTPCSPTFTQVRDGIISAATTLHNGEDVCRLWTAFAAFGLGSNAVSGGSASTTPTNGFQVPSTCAAL, from the coding sequence ATGTCCGTAGGTGCATACCGAAGGCGGCTGTTCCAGGCGGTGGTCTTCACGGCGACCCTCTCCGGGTCCACGGCGTTCGCAGTGGCGCCGGAGCATGCCCATGGGGGCGAGCGTCACTTCGACGCGCGCACCAGCTACAACGCGCAGGCGCGGTTCGGCTTCTCGACGGCGCAGAAGGCCCACGTCGAGTCCCTGCGCCGCAGCGTGCCGGACCTGATGGTGGAGACGGACGAGTCGACGGGCGCGGTGCGCTCGCTGGTCAACCCGGTGGGCGCGCTGACGGGCCCCAGCAGCGGTGACCCGATGGCCATCGCGCTGGACTTCGTCCAGAAGCACCACGAGGCGCTCGGGCTGAGCATCTCCGACGTGTCGACCTTCGAGGTCACCGACCGCGTCTATTCCGAGGTCAGCGGGGCCACGCACCTGTATCTGCGCCAGACCTTCAAGGGCCTGCCCGTCTACAACGCGCAGCTCCAGGTCAACGTCGCCAAGGACGGCAGCGTGCTGGGCGTGCACAGCGACTTCCTGCCCTCCATCGAGAAGGCGCTCGCCGGCACCGAGCCGCGCATCAACGCGGGTCAGGCCGTCGCGGGTCTCGCCCGGCACCTGGGCGTGGAGCTGGCGGCCCAGCCCCGCGCGCTGAAGGCCGAGGCGGGCGTGCAGCGCCGCACGGGCGTCGAGGTGGACGGCCTGTCGCGCGAGCCCATCACCGCGCAGCTGGCCATCCTCCCCATGCGCCGCGGCGAGGCGCGCCTGGTGTGGCACTTCCAGGTGTTCACGCTGGACTCGCAGCACGACTACGACGTGACGGTGGACGCCAACACGGGCGAGGTGCTCACGCGCTTCGACTGGGTGGCCGCGGACTCCTACCAGGTCTACCCCGTGCCCGTGGAGAGCCCCAACCACGCCACGCCGCTGCCTCCCGCGGACGGTCGCACCACGGTGACCAACCCCGCCAACGCCCTCGCCTCGCCCTACGGCTGGCATGACACCAACGGCGTCGCCGGCGCCGAGTACACCATCCCCCGCGGCAACAACGTCCACGCCTACGAGGACCGCGACGCCAACAACGCGCCGCCCACCACCGGCCAGCCGGACTGCGGCGCGGCCATCAACTGCGTCTTCCCCATCAACCTCTCCGGCGCGCCCTCCACGTACATCCCGGCGGCCGTCACCAACCTGTTCTACTGGAACAACATCATCCACGACGTGCAGTACCAGTACGGCTTCAACGAGGTGGCCGGTAACTTCCAGCAGAACAACTACGGCCGCGGCGGCGCGGGCAACGACTACGTCCAGGCCGAGGCGCAGGACGGCAGCGGCACCAACAACGCCAACTTCTCCACGCCCGCGGACGGCAGCCGCCCGCGCATGCAGATGTACATCTGGACGGCGCCCAACCCGGACAAGGACGGCGACCTCGACAGCGGCATCATCGTGCACGAGTACGGCCACGGCATCTCCAACCGCCTCGTCGGCGGTCCGAGCAACGTGTCCTGCCTCTCCAACCGCCAGCAGCCGGGCGAGGGCATCAGCGACTTCCTCTCGCTCTTCTACACGGCGCGCACGGGTGACACGGCGAACAAGATTCGCGGCGTGGGCACGTACGCGCTGAACCAGGCGACCAACGGCAACGGCATCCGCACCCAGCCGTACACGCTCGACTCCACGCGCAACACGTGGACGTACGCGAGCATCAACGGCATGGCCGTGCCGCACGGCGTGGGCTCCGTGTTCACCCAGGGCATGTGGGAGGCCTACTGGGCGCTCGTCAACCAGTGGGGCTTCGACGCGAACCTGTACAACGCCCAGGGCAACGCGGGTAACCAGCGCATGATGCTGTACTTCACCGAGGGCCTGAAGCGCACGCCCTGCAGCCCGACGTTCACCCAGGTGCGCGACGGCATCATCAGCGCCGCCACCACCCTGCACAACGGCGAGGACGTGTGCCGCCTGTGGACGGCGTTCGCCGCCTTCGGTCTGGGCAGCAACGCGGTCTCCGGTGGCTCGGCCAGCACCACGCCGACCAACGGCTTCCAGGTGCCCTCCACCTGCGCGGCGCTCTGA
- a CDS encoding PA0069 family radical SAM protein, which produces MKARPVDNPPNPWASTEVEYLDEIPPAKLEVWEDHSRQVLSHNDSPDVGFDWSVNPYRGCLHACAYCYARPTHQYLDFGAGTDFETKLVMKPRAAELLRDAFERPSWKGDTVVFSGVTDCYQPLEASMRLTRACLEVCAEYKNPVGIVTKGVLIERDIDVLQRLSRDARLWVSISLPFHHADIARAMEPYAASPQRRLLAIRRLAEAGIDVAISFAPIIPGLNDEDIHRVLTAAKEAGASRAHYTLVRLPGPVKEVFEERLRAKLPLRAERVLHRIRETRGGELSDSRFKHRMRGEGLYAQTIHGLFQTTARRVGLRTSSITEPAPDTFRRPPRKPPPSPQLSLF; this is translated from the coding sequence GTGAAAGCCCGCCCCGTCGACAATCCGCCCAACCCGTGGGCGAGCACCGAGGTGGAGTACCTGGACGAGATTCCTCCCGCGAAGCTGGAGGTCTGGGAGGACCACAGCCGCCAGGTCCTCTCCCACAACGACAGCCCCGACGTGGGCTTCGACTGGAGCGTCAATCCCTACCGGGGCTGTCTTCACGCCTGCGCCTACTGCTACGCGCGCCCCACCCACCAGTACCTCGACTTCGGCGCCGGCACCGACTTCGAGACGAAGCTCGTGATGAAGCCGCGCGCGGCGGAGCTGCTCCGCGACGCCTTCGAGCGCCCCTCCTGGAAGGGCGACACCGTCGTCTTCAGCGGCGTCACCGACTGCTACCAGCCGCTCGAGGCCTCCATGCGACTGACGCGCGCGTGCCTGGAGGTCTGCGCCGAGTACAAGAACCCCGTCGGCATCGTCACCAAGGGCGTGCTCATCGAGAGAGACATCGACGTGCTCCAGCGCCTGTCCCGCGACGCCCGGCTGTGGGTCAGCATCAGCCTGCCCTTCCACCACGCGGACATCGCCCGCGCCATGGAGCCCTACGCGGCCTCGCCCCAACGGCGGCTGCTCGCCATCCGCCGCCTCGCCGAGGCGGGCATCGACGTGGCCATCTCCTTCGCGCCCATCATCCCGGGCCTCAACGACGAGGACATCCACCGCGTCCTCACCGCCGCGAAGGAGGCCGGCGCCAGCCGCGCCCACTACACCCTGGTGCGCCTGCCCGGCCCCGTGAAGGAGGTCTTCGAGGAGCGGCTGCGCGCCAAGCTCCCCCTGCGCGCCGAGCGCGTGCTCCATCGCATCCGCGAGACCCGCGGCGGGGAGCTCAGCGACTCACGCTTCAAGCACCGCATGCGAGGCGAGGGGCTCTACGCCCAGACCATCCACGGCCTCTTCCAGACGACGGCGCGCAGGGTGGGCCTGCGCACCTCGTCCATCACCGAGCCGGCACCGGACACCTTCCGGCGCCCGCCACGAAAGCCACCGCCCTCGCCCCAGCTCAGCCTCTTCTGA
- a CDS encoding GlsB/YeaQ/YmgE family stress response membrane protein yields the protein MGICSWLVLGGLAGWIASMIKGTNARMGIFANIATGIVGSMIGGFLFSLLGGRGVTGFNLYSLAVATVGAVILISIVQAIRK from the coding sequence ATGGGAATCTGCTCGTGGCTGGTGCTGGGAGGGCTCGCGGGGTGGATCGCGAGCATGATCAAGGGAACGAACGCGAGGATGGGAATCTTCGCCAACATTGCGACGGGTATCGTCGGCTCGATGATTGGCGGCTTCCTGTTCAGCCTGCTGGGTGGGCGCGGCGTGACGGGGTTCAACCTCTACTCGTTGGCCGTGGCCACGGTGGGGGCCGTCATCCTCATCAGCATCGTCCAGGCGATCCGCAAATAG
- a CDS encoding chalcone isomerase family protein: MKATLSAVALCLLFALPASAAPGEAQEVAGVKFPGTAKVEGKELKLNGVGLRKKMVFKVYAVGLYVETPSQDAAALIAADEPKRVRMYMLRDLDKKSITDAIVEGFKKNAGDKLPALQARLDTFANAIPDVKKGEEIILTYVPGVGTRVQSTKVAEPISVEGKDFADALFSVWLGKSPVDGGLKDGMLGKD, from the coding sequence ATGAAAGCCACCCTGTCTGCTGTCGCGCTCTGCCTGCTGTTCGCCCTGCCTGCTTCCGCCGCTCCGGGAGAGGCCCAGGAAGTCGCGGGGGTGAAGTTCCCCGGAACCGCCAAGGTGGAGGGCAAGGAGCTGAAGCTCAACGGCGTGGGCCTGCGCAAGAAGATGGTCTTCAAGGTCTACGCGGTGGGCCTCTACGTGGAGACGCCGAGCCAGGATGCCGCCGCGCTCATCGCCGCGGACGAGCCCAAGCGCGTTCGCATGTACATGCTGCGGGACCTGGACAAGAAGAGCATCACCGACGCCATCGTGGAGGGCTTCAAGAAGAACGCGGGTGACAAGCTGCCGGCGCTCCAGGCGCGGCTGGACACCTTCGCCAACGCGATTCCGGACGTGAAGAAGGGCGAGGAGATCATCCTCACCTACGTCCCGGGCGTCGGCACCCGCGTGCAGAGCACCAAGGTGGCGGAGCCCATCTCGGTCGAGGGCAAGGACTTCGCCGACGCGCTGTTCTCCGTGTGGCTGGGCAAGTCGCCGGTGGATGGCGGCCTGAAGGACGGGATGCTCGGCAAGGACTGA
- the serC gene encoding 3-phosphoserine/phosphohydroxythreonine transaminase, whose product MRVINFNPGPAGLPLPALERARDELLDFQGSGMSVMEHSHRGKEYEAVHDEAIALLTELTGLPSSHQVLFLTGGASQQFAQVPMNFLTPGASADYLMTGVWSEKALDEAKYYGTPRVAATTAQPDKHYTRVPRQDELSLDAKAAYVHVTTNNTIYGTQWHTVPETGQVPLVADMSSDFLWKKMDLSRFGLVYAGAQKNLGPSGVTLVVAAKDFIAKGRKDIPKIFRYAVHAENNSLYNTPPTLAIYLVRNVLAWMKDVGGLGQLEAWNRQKADLLYGALDTHAGFYRAPVERASRSVMNVVFHLPTPELDAAFVADAKRQGMVGLKGHRTAGGIRVSTYNAVTVENVRTLVTFMEHFVKTRG is encoded by the coding sequence ATGCGCGTCATCAACTTCAACCCCGGTCCCGCCGGCCTGCCCCTTCCCGCCCTGGAGCGCGCCCGGGACGAGCTGCTCGACTTCCAGGGCTCCGGCATGTCCGTCATGGAGCACAGCCACCGGGGCAAGGAGTACGAGGCCGTCCACGACGAGGCCATCGCCCTCTTGACGGAGCTGACGGGCCTGCCGTCCTCGCACCAGGTCCTCTTCCTCACCGGCGGCGCGTCGCAGCAGTTCGCCCAGGTGCCGATGAACTTCCTCACCCCCGGCGCGAGCGCGGACTACCTCATGACGGGCGTGTGGAGCGAGAAGGCGCTCGACGAGGCGAAGTACTACGGCACGCCCCGCGTCGCCGCGACGACGGCGCAGCCCGACAAGCACTACACCCGCGTGCCGCGCCAGGACGAGCTGTCGCTCGACGCGAAGGCCGCGTACGTCCACGTCACCACCAACAACACCATCTACGGCACGCAGTGGCACACGGTGCCCGAGACGGGGCAGGTGCCGCTGGTGGCGGACATGAGCTCCGACTTCCTGTGGAAGAAGATGGACCTGTCGCGCTTCGGGCTCGTCTACGCGGGCGCGCAGAAGAACCTGGGACCGTCGGGGGTCACGCTGGTGGTGGCGGCCAAGGACTTCATCGCCAAGGGCCGCAAGGACATCCCGAAGATCTTCCGGTACGCCGTCCACGCGGAGAACAACTCGCTCTACAACACGCCCCCCACGCTGGCCATCTACCTGGTGCGCAACGTGCTCGCGTGGATGAAGGACGTGGGCGGGCTGGGCCAGCTGGAGGCGTGGAACCGCCAGAAGGCGGACCTGCTCTACGGCGCGCTGGACACGCACGCGGGCTTCTACCGGGCCCCCGTGGAGCGCGCGTCGCGTTCAGTGATGAACGTCGTGTTCCACCTGCCCACGCCAGAGCTCGACGCGGCCTTCGTCGCTGACGCGAAGCGGCAAGGAATGGTGGGGCTCAAGGGCCACAGGACGGCGGGAGGAATCCGGGTTTCCACGTACAACGCGGTGACTGTGGAGAATGTGCGCACCCTCGTCACCTTCATGGAGCATTTCGTGAAGACGCGTGGCTAG
- a CDS encoding RNA polymerase sigma factor, translating to MGSTEGLAEWVRRAASGETSAFSELYRRTRPLVARLVTGFAPLDSDEVDDVIQESFVRAFRALPRLKEPGAFEAWLLSIARNRARTRLERKAHLRRLEDDIADPEPEAVPPMPESLQLERDIEVVRQLIAELPEGEEKRTVHLFYIEGELSAREIAEQLGVGKSAVTMRLERFRGRIKRELLRRVLAGRWE from the coding sequence GTGGGTTCCACGGAGGGACTGGCGGAGTGGGTACGGCGCGCGGCGAGTGGGGAGACCTCCGCCTTCAGTGAACTGTATCGGCGCACCCGCCCCCTCGTGGCGAGGTTGGTGACGGGGTTCGCCCCGCTGGACTCGGACGAGGTGGACGACGTCATCCAGGAGTCCTTCGTCCGGGCGTTCCGGGCGCTGCCCCGGCTGAAGGAGCCGGGGGCCTTCGAGGCGTGGCTGTTGTCCATCGCTCGCAACCGGGCGCGCACCCGGCTGGAGCGCAAGGCCCACCTGAGGAGGCTGGAGGACGACATCGCAGACCCGGAGCCGGAGGCGGTGCCGCCCATGCCGGAGTCCCTCCAGCTCGAGCGCGACATCGAGGTGGTCCGTCAGCTCATCGCCGAGCTGCCCGAGGGCGAGGAGAAGCGGACAGTGCACCTTTTCTATATCGAAGGGGAGCTGTCCGCGCGTGAGATTGCGGAGCAGCTGGGCGTGGGCAAAAGCGCCGTGACGATGAGACTCGAGCGCTTCCGGGGCCGTATCAAGAGAGAGTTGCTGCGGCGAGTGCTCGCCGGTCGGTGGGAGTGA
- a CDS encoding caspase family protein, with protein MRPLLFILLAALTACATPSSLGTEKGGLVPLRLDEEALSSAYTPRRMALLVGISEFDDPHWRGLRYPSKDAKDLAAAMLDPTKGRFDQVRVLTRPEETTRSAILAALRQLRQEAHRPDDVVVVYFSAHGTLARDATGELRRFLVTRDASYRAIAQTALSMDALKAEFDALSSRRRLLVLASCHSGNGKSLLPKELEKELSGIKSGFYARPLEESSRASMVFAACDWGETAREDEGLQNDIYTHFLVEGLGGGADRNADGAVTATEAHDYARRRTFAFTEGRQRPSAEILEVGADPVVLSGSIARTGRPELFSYNPRLDGFTLKVDGEPRTELPGGAAVVPGKRTVELTKGDAVLVRREVDVADGERLPLEQLLSEAFPRRALSLLGGMFTFADARSREELLPMAPEVAVSLRLEDRPLRDFGLLFDVSFSTGRRTLQLLPEDAVPFRYTTFSAGVALPYLWRWERLTLFAGPRVATLYLGRSFDVETYAGGQSYFTVSPGVVGGVVLRVGERLELVSQAQLMLTYVVLDGKGQAVGFTGGWAGVGYRF; from the coding sequence GTGAGGCCCCTCCTCTTCATCCTGCTGGCGGCGCTGACCGCGTGCGCGACGCCTTCGTCCCTGGGGACGGAGAAGGGCGGGCTCGTGCCGCTGCGGCTCGACGAGGAGGCGCTCTCCAGCGCCTACACGCCCCGGCGGATGGCGCTGCTGGTGGGCATCTCCGAGTTCGATGATCCCCATTGGCGGGGGCTGCGCTACCCGTCCAAGGACGCCAAGGACCTGGCCGCGGCGATGCTGGACCCGACGAAGGGCCGCTTCGACCAGGTGCGCGTGCTCACGCGTCCGGAGGAGACGACGCGCTCGGCCATCCTCGCCGCGCTCAGGCAACTGCGGCAGGAGGCGCACCGTCCGGATGACGTGGTGGTGGTCTACTTCTCCGCGCACGGCACCCTGGCGCGCGACGCCACCGGGGAGCTGCGCCGCTTCCTGGTGACGCGGGATGCGTCCTATCGCGCCATCGCGCAGACGGCGCTGTCCATGGACGCGCTGAAGGCGGAGTTCGACGCGCTCTCCAGCCGGCGGCGCCTGCTGGTGCTGGCCTCGTGTCACAGCGGCAACGGCAAGTCGCTGTTGCCCAAGGAGCTGGAGAAGGAGCTGTCGGGCATCAAGTCCGGCTTCTACGCACGGCCGCTGGAGGAGTCCTCGCGAGCGTCCATGGTGTTCGCCGCCTGCGACTGGGGCGAGACGGCGCGCGAGGACGAGGGCCTGCAGAACGACATCTACACGCACTTCCTCGTCGAGGGGTTGGGCGGCGGCGCGGACCGCAACGCGGACGGGGCCGTCACGGCGACGGAGGCGCACGACTACGCGCGCCGACGCACGTTCGCCTTCACGGAAGGACGGCAGCGGCCGTCGGCGGAAATCCTGGAGGTGGGCGCGGACCCCGTGGTGCTGTCGGGCAGCATCGCCCGCACGGGCCGGCCGGAGCTGTTCTCGTACAACCCCCGGCTGGATGGCTTCACGCTCAAGGTGGACGGAGAGCCGCGCACGGAGCTGCCGGGTGGCGCGGCGGTGGTGCCGGGCAAGCGCACGGTGGAGCTGACCAAGGGTGACGCGGTGCTGGTGCGCCGCGAGGTGGACGTGGCGGACGGGGAGCGGCTGCCCTTGGAGCAGCTGTTGTCGGAGGCCTTCCCCCGGCGGGCGCTGTCGCTCCTGGGTGGCATGTTCACCTTCGCGGACGCGCGGAGCCGCGAGGAGCTGTTGCCCATGGCGCCAGAGGTGGCGGTGTCGCTGCGGCTGGAGGACCGTCCACTGCGCGACTTCGGGCTGTTGTTCGATGTCAGCTTCAGCACGGGACGGCGCACGTTGCAGCTGCTCCCGGAGGACGCGGTCCCCTTCCGCTACACGACGTTCTCCGCGGGGGTGGCGCTGCCCTACCTGTGGCGCTGGGAGCGGCTGACGCTCTTCGCCGGCCCGCGTGTGGCCACCTTGTACCTGGGGCGGTCTTTCGATGTGGAGACGTACGCCGGCGGGCAGAGCTACTTCACGGTCAGCCCCGGCGTGGTGGGAGGCGTGGTGCTGAGGGTGGGAGAACGCCTGGAGTTGGTGAGCCAGGCGCAACTCATGCTGACGTACGTGGTGTTGGACGGGAAGGGACAGGCCGTGGGCTTCACCGGCGGCTGGGCCGGTGTGGGGTACCGCTTTTGA
- a CDS encoding carboxypeptidase regulatory-like domain-containing protein: MRSKLHIALGVLLALGAGACGNLENAPLRLGTIEGELSEFDPAHALVSVVGAPELRSAVDDQGRFKLERVPSGDVELFIVATQEKATRVKVKVSGGKALDVERVEPKAASFLEMRAKSTHGERVAGVEVTVLGTHLDQLPLDGKGRLRVGPLPDGCYELSIVGMGFPEVRSSACVGAAEKKELRIQLQPRADLVNRCAATGCEDGLVCGPGGRCVECVADEQCGADMMCKGFRCNANGPQCGACVNGRSCGDGSACMLLIGGGPTCVKSCSEAVDEDDLAASRCEAGFTCQAGNCRPDSQRFLSCSALLQFGAECADDERCQGLGMATGLCVERQCTVSCVEDLDCPGASRCEDSIAGRVCSVRD; this comes from the coding sequence ATGCGCTCGAAACTGCACATCGCGTTGGGAGTCCTCCTGGCCCTGGGCGCGGGAGCGTGCGGCAACCTGGAGAACGCGCCCCTGCGGCTGGGCACCATCGAAGGGGAGCTGTCGGAGTTCGACCCGGCGCACGCCCTGGTGTCGGTGGTGGGCGCGCCGGAGCTGCGCTCGGCGGTGGATGACCAGGGGCGCTTCAAGCTGGAGCGCGTCCCTTCCGGAGACGTGGAGCTGTTCATCGTCGCCACGCAGGAGAAGGCGACGCGGGTGAAGGTGAAGGTCTCCGGTGGCAAGGCGCTCGACGTCGAGCGCGTCGAGCCGAAGGCCGCGAGCTTCCTGGAGATGCGCGCCAAGTCCACCCACGGCGAGCGGGTGGCGGGCGTGGAGGTGACGGTGCTGGGCACGCACCTGGACCAGCTGCCACTGGATGGCAAGGGGCGCCTGAGGGTGGGTCCCCTGCCGGATGGGTGCTACGAGCTGTCCATCGTCGGCATGGGCTTCCCGGAGGTGCGCTCCTCGGCGTGTGTCGGCGCGGCGGAGAAGAAGGAGCTGCGCATCCAGCTGCAGCCCCGGGCGGACCTGGTGAACCGGTGCGCCGCGACGGGCTGCGAGGACGGCCTGGTGTGCGGCCCGGGTGGCCGGTGCGTGGAGTGCGTGGCGGATGAGCAGTGCGGCGCGGACATGATGTGCAAGGGCTTCCGCTGCAACGCGAATGGCCCCCAGTGCGGCGCGTGCGTGAATGGCCGGAGCTGTGGAGACGGCTCCGCGTGCATGCTGCTCATCGGCGGCGGACCGACGTGCGTGAAGTCGTGCTCGGAGGCGGTGGATGAGGACGACCTCGCCGCGAGCCGCTGCGAGGCGGGCTTCACCTGCCAGGCGGGGAACTGCCGGCCGGACTCGCAGCGCTTCCTGAGCTGCAGCGCGCTGCTGCAGTTTGGCGCCGAGTGCGCGGACGACGAGCGCTGCCAGGGGCTGGGCATGGCGACGGGCCTGTGCGTGGAGCGCCAGTGCACCGTGTCGTGCGTCGAGGACCTGGACTGCCCGGGGGCCTCGCGCTGCGAGGACTCCATCGCCGGGCGCGTGTGCTCGGTCCGCGACTGA
- a CDS encoding HvfC/BufC N-terminal domain-containing protein — translation MKPALKHFFDGMGAYLAKPGAESLEQLYASNPGWDAPARRVSLYGDFVRGHVRGAVEKLYPLLRRAVGPDAWASLVEGYTLTRPARHHEVNRLGEGFPAFIADSLVSHGLPPHAAELARFEWTDFAVFSSQAPSPARVETLTPNPTLAVLEHRFRLCAHVRSRGEGGAPETGEELALLWRHPVDLVTYYQEATPPTLLVLKMAVEGLSASAVTAATGMPEADVLAAVSRLARDGLVLTPGG, via the coding sequence ATGAAGCCCGCGCTGAAGCACTTCTTCGACGGCATGGGCGCGTACCTCGCGAAGCCGGGCGCGGAGTCGCTGGAGCAGCTCTACGCGAGCAACCCGGGCTGGGATGCGCCCGCGCGGCGGGTGTCCCTCTATGGCGACTTCGTGCGAGGCCACGTGCGAGGCGCGGTGGAGAAGCTCTATCCCCTCCTGCGCCGCGCGGTGGGGCCGGACGCGTGGGCCTCGCTGGTGGAGGGCTACACGCTGACGCGTCCCGCGCGGCACCACGAGGTGAACCGCCTGGGCGAAGGCTTCCCCGCGTTCATCGCGGACTCGCTCGTGTCCCACGGCCTGCCGCCCCACGCGGCCGAGCTCGCGCGCTTCGAGTGGACGGACTTCGCGGTGTTCTCGTCCCAGGCGCCGTCACCGGCACGCGTGGAGACGCTGACGCCGAACCCCACGCTGGCCGTGCTGGAGCACCGCTTCCGCCTCTGCGCGCACGTGCGGAGTCGGGGCGAGGGTGGGGCGCCCGAGACGGGCGAGGAGCTGGCGCTCCTGTGGCGCCACCCGGTGGACCTGGTGACGTACTACCAGGAGGCCACGCCGCCCACGCTGCTCGTGCTGAAGATGGCGGTGGAGGGCCTGTCCGCGTCCGCCGTGACGGCGGCCACCGGGATGCCCGAGGCCGACGTCCTCGCCGCGGTGTCTCGGCTCGCGCGCGACGGGCTCGTGCTCACGCCGGGCGGGTGA
- the bufB gene encoding MNIO family bufferin maturase, with translation MATYARRHGLKPLGAGIGLRRSFYEELPRTERTLDWVEIIPENFLSLGGRPQRALDACVERWPVLPHGVGLDIGGPDALDVDYVTALAELVKRVDAPFFSDHLCYSRLGGVYLHDLLPLPFSEAVVEHVVPRVREVMARVGRPFLLENPSYYANMPGGTLSEADFLRHVVEEADCGLLLDVNNVYVNALNHGYDARAFVDALPLERVVQVHLAGHTRYPDVIIDTHGDRVCDDVWLLYRYVLERTGPVSTLIEWDQDIPSMTAVLDEADQARAVLGGNTERR, from the coding sequence GTGGCGACGTATGCGCGAAGACACGGACTGAAGCCCCTGGGCGCGGGCATCGGCCTTCGCAGGAGCTTCTACGAGGAGCTGCCGCGCACGGAGCGCACGCTCGACTGGGTGGAGATCATCCCGGAGAACTTCCTGTCGCTCGGCGGTCGTCCCCAGCGCGCGCTGGATGCGTGCGTGGAGCGCTGGCCCGTGTTGCCGCATGGCGTGGGCCTGGACATCGGCGGACCGGACGCGCTGGACGTGGACTACGTCACGGCCCTCGCCGAGTTGGTGAAGCGCGTGGACGCGCCGTTCTTCTCCGACCACCTGTGCTACTCGCGGCTGGGCGGCGTGTACCTGCATGACCTCCTGCCACTGCCCTTCAGTGAGGCCGTGGTGGAGCACGTCGTGCCGCGCGTGCGCGAGGTGATGGCCCGCGTGGGCCGCCCCTTCCTGCTGGAGAACCCGAGCTACTACGCGAACATGCCCGGGGGCACGCTGAGCGAAGCGGACTTCCTGCGGCACGTGGTGGAGGAGGCGGACTGTGGCCTCCTGTTGGACGTGAACAACGTCTACGTCAACGCGCTCAATCACGGCTACGACGCGCGCGCCTTCGTGGACGCGCTGCCGCTCGAGCGCGTGGTGCAGGTGCACCTCGCCGGCCACACGCGCTACCCCGACGTCATCATCGACACGCACGGAGACCGCGTCTGCGACGACGTGTGGTTGCTGTACCGCTACGTGCTCGAGCGCACCGGCCCCGTGTCGACACTCATCGAGTGGGACCAGGACATCCCGTCGATGACGGCCGTGCTGGACGAGGCGGACCAGGCGCGCGCCGTGCTCGGCGGCAACACGGAGCGACGATGA